gtaaaatttttaaaaaaatattatttaaaatatgatgaaatatatatattaatatgaaattttaacttttttattaattgcgtttagagtaaaattaatttaaaattttagtttgattttttatttattttgattcgatttgatttttaattttaaaattttaattattttaattcgatttaattttaattaaaaaaaatgaatcgaatcgattaataataataatatattattttcaataatatagagatattatatcatattaaagttaaaatattctaattaaaatgtaaaatattaaaaataaagtataaaaaataaaaaatttattaaaaatttaaactgattaattaaatcgaatcaaattaaatcggtttaatttaatttaatttttgataaaattaattttgtttgatttttataaatattaaaattttaattttaatttattcaattcgatttaattttaaactaaactaattaaatattcacttttaattacatttatatttgaatctgtataataattttttatgaattaaatggtaaatttttataattttaatttttagttgtaGAGGTTAAAACAACACTATAAATAAGTTTCACCTTTTTATTGGATAcacatataattaaattaaaaatttgttagaaaaaataaaaatcagggTTAAAAGTGAGATTTAGTGGAAGGTTACACAAACCAATCAACTCATTACAGAGAAATCTTAAAACCTATGAAAACTTTGATCATGTTTATGATGCAAGAAAATTAGGATTGTTTATGGGTCAGTTTACAGCTGTCAACATTTAATAGTGTAATAGATATTATTATCATTCTCTACCATTTAGACCCAACGACGACTTTTTGGTGGACCCACACACGCCATGTCATAATGTAAATccacaaaattataaataaaatattcccgttttataatttttattaattttttaattatatttattttaaaaatatttaaaaaataaaatccagataaaaaagtatatttttacCTGGATCCTCTCCcagtaattattattaatggcataaataaagaaaaaatatatataaaggaGATGAAAAATAGAAGATAATGACATTTTACCTTCTGGGAAAGAGATGAAGAGGCCGGGAAATTTGTCCCCGTCCGCCCACCAAAATCAAATTCTCATAATCAATAGAAGAGAATTTTAGAAGAAATTATGCcggatttaaaaaatattataggaACAAAACAAAGCTGGGCTTGGATCATAGCTTTAGTTGCAAGGTTGGGCCAAAACGGCCCATTATTGGTTGGGTAATGGGATAAGATTCTTTTATGCTAGGGATTGTATTGGCATTTTGTGGATGGCTACATGATACAATATTAGCACTTGGCAGTTTGGATTATTACAACTAAAGTTGTTACAGAGCTTCCAACTTACTAAACAATAATCATACCCCAAGAAGATAAGGcaattgtttgttttttttatataattttaatgcaaattgcagcttactttttattttaaattatatatgctAAATCTCAGCAAATATTAAAAGAGAGTAATATTCTTATTTTGAAATACATGGATCACAGAAAAGTTAACTGAAACTCAACTTAGCTAAGCCTTAGTTACAGTACATGACATGCattcaaaataaaagagaaattattgtctacaaaatttcatattttatatgtAGTTGAAAGGTGGGAAGATCAAGTAGTTTGACGAGCAGCAACTGGGTATTTCCTGGCATTTTTAACAATCTTTGTCAATGCAGCCTGGCCAAGATCAAGGCCGCAAACATCAGCAAGACGAATAAGATAGAGCAGAACATCAGAGAGCTCTTCCTCTAGATGCTCCTTATCACCAGAACTCCAGTTGGGTAGCCCTTTTGCAACCTCCCCTTTCCATTGGAATATCTCCGACAGCTCTCCGACCTCTCCCACCTGCACAAATCGGAAAATAAGAATACGTATTTGTCCCCCAcccccacaaaaaaaaaataaaaaaaagaacagagagagagagagatttgtGTAATAAGTGTGGCTTCAGGGCTTACTAGTGCCAACAGGAGATTTCTAGGACTGTGAAACTGGTCCCATCCTCTAACCTCAGCAAACTCTGCAAGCCTATCTCGCAGTTCGTGAAGGGAAACATCCTTGGAATATTTTCTTGCATACTCACAAGTACTCTCCATtcttcttcttcgatcttcttcTGTTGGTTATGTTTCACTTTCAGCTCATGCATGTCCAAATTTAAAGACAGCAGGGGGAAGAGAGAGTGGCGGGGGTTGAAGGggtttgatttctttttccctttttcttttccttgtccttttcttttatttttttttattttttttatttttattattatgctaGTGGAGAACCACTCGAGTGTTGTTAGCCAACAGAAGTCATGTGAGGCATGGCATGAGATGTCTCCATATCTTTTTCCTCCACCCATGACTTGATATCACTTATTCACTCCACCTGCCTTCAAAATTCTTTCCCAGGATTACAATCTGAGCTTTTTAACCTCTTTAAAGAATCTAGCTTAGTTTAGTTCCCTAGGTACTTTTGGACTCGCACAAAGATCATGATGCCTGATACAAGAAATATATGGTGAATCTTAGACATGCTGTGCTATAAGGGACAGTGGAAATCTGGTGTAAATATGGACAAAACAAGCATCATGGGTCATGCACCAATCCCTGAAATTGCGATTCCAATGTGGATAATTTTCGACATTCTAATCCCATGTGGCCAATGAGCTCACAAAAACaccaggtgtgttcatgtcttAAAGAATTCTTTAATATGCTCAAAGTGTCTATTTACTCGTGAAAAATTCTTAGTAGACCCGATTCATCTTGGACCTAATAGGCGTTAAAATAGaccctatttatttttttttatgaaaagacTCATTTGTTTGTACATATCCATAAATCGGATTCAAATAATTATTTCCTTTACTcattatgtaatccaagccctTTCTGGAGTTTTCGCTTATATTGCAAAGGTGACCAACCATTTGCTCCCTTCATGGGAGAAACTGCTCATGCGTGCTTATGAGTTATCTGTTTTAGCATGTTGGTGCGTATCTCTCGTGTATATAAGAGGCGAGTGTTGGGGTACCTTTCAAATAAAAAAGCCTTATCAAGGCAAGTTCTCTGATCTAGTGTCCACCAACAAGCCGCAGCACTACACTGAGATGGTCCCTACCCTCTTGCTTTGCCTAGTACAAAAAGCTCTAGCAACATATCAGTTTCTTTATCATGATGATGACTCTGATGCAAATTGGAATTGGAGATCTAGCAGATAGCTAGGAAGCTAATCACAGGACAACAGCTTCAAACTCGAAAGCATCCACTAACTTAACTCCTTCCCACCTACACCCGAGCAAGGCTAAATTAATTGATTGATGTTTGAAAGTGTTTAAATATCGTGAAGAGGCCATTGCTTGACACAAGGTAATACAATGACTTCATATTGAGTTCAAGCTAAAAAAGTGTGCTTGACACTGTTTACATAAGACTTGATATCAGAGTTCAGTTCAGCAGTTGCCCAAAGCAGTGAAATGTACAAGCAAACCGAATGAGATGTTCAGAAAATCCCAGACAGACAGTAAGGATCGTGTTGGGTGGCTTTGCTTATGTGATGTAAATTCCCCAGTGGTAGTCAGTTTTGTTAGTGACAGGCTTAGATTGCCATTTCAGATTCGCTGCAGTTGAAGATATGCATTTGGCTTTGGAGGTGCCTATTGAGCTAATAAAAACATGAAcatagattattaattaaaaataaaaataattgggTCGTACGTTATTTGAATTGTAATAGTTAAATTTGTGATGAATTTGaatgatttaaaataaattttaaacaacCTAAGCTATTGTCTTCTCTTGCCTTCGCCTATTCATCTCCCTCTTTGTTTTGTGGTCTTGGCTCTATATTGTTTCAACTTTCACACAGTCGCTAAAAGCGCCGCCGCCGCCTCCACCGGGCCTCCCAAAATTTTCAATAACGAAGCTCAAAAAAGGTGCTGACATGCATGGAGTGGCGATAACCTCCTCATTTAGAGCTAAAGCACCAAGGAGGCACAAAACTTTAAATTGTAAGAACCGATGAAACCGACGACAATTCCATGCATCATCCTCTACATATGCATTGTTGCCCTCCTCTCTCTACCTTGTTGGAATCAGATACAGATAAACGGTGTATTTGTTCGCAAAAATTAAGGATTATTTGATTGTGATTTCTAAGTTGGATAGTTTATTTCATTGAGCTTGTCTGAAGTTTGGTTGTGATCCAATTTGAGTTTCTTTGGGTTCTGCCTGCTCGTTGAAATGTGAAGAAATGGGGTTATGTTAGAGACAAAAATTGGGGTTTTCTTGATTATTGAAATCGCAACAATTGATGAAATGATTCAAATCGATTTATTTCATTTTGATTTCAGATATCTTAATTTGAGCTATATGTAGAACATAGATAAGAGAGTCTTAATACAAGCAAAATGGCTGAGAGGACCATCACACTGTGAAAAGTTTACTTCCAAAGATCAGAATTTCATGTTCAGAACCTTTCCCAACGGCTGATAATTTATTGGTGTGTTGCCACACGAGGAAGAACCAAACTCCCTCGATAATGATTCCTCCCGAAGTGCAGCTAATGCagcttttcttctcttcttctgttCTCGCCACTTCCTGAGCTGATCTTCAAGTGCTAATTTAGCTCTCTCAGCTGCTTCAGCTCTTGTAACTGCCTGTTCTGTTCGAGTCCTGAACTCTGAAACTTTCGCACTTGCAACTTCCAATTCCTTCTTCAATGTCTCCATTTCATTTCTGTTCTCATATGTAGTTAACATATTTAAGTCTTTTGTTGCAGATTGGTTGACCTTCGCAGCTTTACTAATCAAGGACTCGTACTCTTCTAGTGAAATTGTTATGTTTCGATCATTATCATCTCTGCTCCTTTCAGCTCCTGCGACAGAGTTCTCAGGTCCGTTGCCCACCAAGCCAATGTCAAGGGATTCTTCAGTAACCATTTCTGATCCTTGTTTTagcctttcattttctttcttggatTCTTTTGCTTCAGATACCTCTGCTGCAACAATGTTTGATCTTGCTCTATGAAGCTCAGCTTTTAGCATTGCTATCTCAGCATGTGCATCATTCTCTCTTTCCTTGATTCCTCCCATTTCATTTTTTACCTTCTCCAACTCATCTGTGAGCATTTCAACTTCGCAGTTCAACTGAGTtacttcttcattttctttcttcagtTCTAGTTTTAGCTGGTTCATTTCGGTTTCCAATTCCCCAATATAAATTGCTTGATCAgagttctctttttctttggCTTTCAGATCAGCTTTTAGCTGGTTCAAATCATTTATGACTTCAGAAACAACTTTGTCAGATGAACTAAGTAATTCATTTGCTTGATTAAGTTCCACCTGCAGCGAATCAATGAACACAGATTTGTCCCTTAGCTTATTTTCCAATTCTTGCATAATTTCCATTTGCATTTTCATGTCTTCCACCTGTTTTTGTGCTTGAGCTTCTGTTTCTGATCTCTCCTTTATCTCTGCAATCTTCCCAGATTCTGCAGCCTGTTTTGACAGAAGAAGAGCTTCGTTGAGGTCAGTAACACGCTTTAGAAGCTCTTCAGCTCTTCCCTTTTCCATGTTGGCAACTGATTCCATCAGTTCTGCTTGCGTCAAGGCCTTCAGCTTTTCTTCTGTGGCAGCAACAAGTTCAATTTCCATACTAAGCAACTCACCTTGCACATCCTTCAATTCACCAAGAATATGTGAAAGCTGCTCCTTTAATTTTCCAGATTCCAACAGTTGATCACCCATCTCCTTTATCTTAGCCTCGAGTTCATCTATCCGAATTCTAGCTTCTCTACATTCTTCTAAGTTGACATCTCTCTCAACCTCAGAATTCTTCAGCTGGGTAGAAAGTTCCTCAGATGTTTTCTGATAGTGCTCCAATTTATGTAACAGCTGCCAGTAAGCAGCGTCCTTGGCTTCCAGCTGCAACTTGTAGTTAGCCAAATCCTTTTGTACTCCTTCAGGATCCTTCTCTTTATCCACGTCCTGCAGGCAAAAGGAAAGACATTAAAGAACAACAACGACAAAATAAACATTGGTAAATATCTTCCTACGGGTAACGAAGTCTCACATCACCGCTGCTGCTACTTCTCACATCACTGCTGCTGCTATTTCCAGGCCGGTGTTTCCTCTGTTCACTCTTCTCTCCAAACAAGGTAAGTGCAACCTGTACAGGTTCAATAGGTTTGGTATCAATCTCGCCCATATTTTTTGCAACCTCGAAAACGCAAGCTGTAGAGACAATCTGCAACAGATAAAAACTGCATTAAGTCATAGCTGAGATTGGATTCCTGAGAAAataagtaagaaaaaaaaagcaccTGAATTTTTCTTTGGAAAACTGGGAAACGAGGATTGACGGAGCTTAAAAGCATTTGGTTGTATGGAGAAAACAAAGAGGGCATGTTTTGTCAGAATTGAACACTGTACAAGGTTTGGCGATGAATCTAAAGGACAACGCCTTGAAGTGATCAATTTCAAGTTTACAGCTTTTCTCATTCTTTAATCTTTGGTTGTGAGATAGCAATGTTTTTGTTCTGGACTTCTTGTGTTTCGACTAAGGTGGTAACTGGCAACTAGTGATGGTGAAAAGCAAAATAGtcataaattttaagaaaaattacatATGAGTAAATATAATGAAGAATTACAGGTGAAGAAAAACTTagtcataaaattttattactttcgatcttttataaatataaaaatgttaaatatGCAGCAGGATTAGgattataaaattgaattttaggaCAAGTATTATTACGTTTAACATAGGActggaaaattaatttatataaattatattagttaatatttttcaaaatacaaTTCAATTGCATATAAGTAGCTATGAAcaaggaaaggaaagaaagcataaattttataattcaatatttttttataaaacagaaaataaaatttatatttttggtCGTGGAATTAAgaaaatagaattaaatataatttttaccaTAAACAGAATTGCTTATAAAATGAAATCTTTTATGTTAAATTTACATtagttatattaaaaatatattttatagataaTATATGTTGTTGAGGAAACTATTATCACCCAATTAAGAGGATAATCTCCAGTTAATGTTTAATTACCATTTATGCtgagaaataactctcttatcTGAGAGATCTAATCTCAGACTTAGAAAAAGGGGATCGCCACAGtgaaagaagaaataaaaatcCAAAGCACAAATTGGCAAGAATAATAATACAATATCGTTGAGGACAGAAGCTCTAACACAAATGTCTTTTTCTCTGTTAGGGCGGTAGTTAGTTCTCCTCTATTTTTCCAGAAACTGTCAGATGCTGTTGAATAGAAGGCAAAATGGGTATTCAACAAGTAAATGCTACTTTATATGTATttgatcttttctttttctctcttgcaAATGAAATTTGCATTATAAAACTGCCAATAAGGGGAAGCAAACCATGGAGTTAAAGTTTTGCAACCACAATTGGAAAAGAAGTTGGTAGCTATTCTTAGAATGTGCGATTTGTAAATTTATAATTCTAATTCAATACTAGGGATTTACTTATTTTCTAATTACTAAAGGAAATgatgtaaaaaaaaatactaataaataataacttGTAACATCTATGTCATTTTAGTAATTCTCatgtcaaatttaaaataagattattgaatataatattttttataaatttctaaaataatatatatatatatttatatatactattcgaatataaaatatttaggggttttctaatttataaatgaatttattaattataatattatttatttatttttttaaccatgattaataataatattaaaattcatgaagaGGGGCAAGCTGACACATGTGAACATAGGCCTGTCACACAAACCCAAGCCCAAGCTGAAGATCATCCAAACCATTTTTATTCATATTGTAGAGGATGAGTCAACGTAACCGGGCCCACTAAAATTTTGGCAGAGTACTTTCCCAACCCTAACTTTTAATATATATCATCGTAATCCTACGTAACGATTTTCCTTCCATTTTTGGGTGGTTtctccaaaaagaaaaaaggaaaaaaaaatccctAACGAATATGTCCGACGAGGAGCACCATTTCGAGTCCAAAGCCGACGCCGGAGCGTCCAAGACCTACCCGCAGCAAGCCGGTACCATCCGCAAGAACGGCTACATCGTCATCAAGAATCGCCCTTGCAAGGTCCTTTCTATTCACCATTTTAAAGAGATTTTTCGTTAATTtccgatttatttatttttacttctcAATTGAGATCTGAATTTGATCTGGccctgctttttttttttggtggttAACTGGACTCTACTATTTGTTTTCCCTTTTATGTGCTTCTATTTTACgcgtttaataaatttttccagATTTTGCGTTCTGGAATTGAATGCTAGATCTATGCTTTTGAtgtcattttatttttcttttaatagtcTATAATGATTTTTGTTTGCAATTACTTTGCACTCTATTTTGTTCGATTTGTAACTTTTTTTTTGTGTAATTCAAACAGATTATTAATATTCTGTTGTTGACTTGTGATTTGCGATAGGTTAGGGAGCTTCTGTATATAGGTAGTGTTGTCTACCACGTGTGTACAAGGAGAATGATAGTAACGTTGTTCCGTTATTGTTTTGTGATAGGTCGTTGAAGTTTCAACCTCCAAGACTGGAAAGCATGGGCATGCTAAGTGCCATTTCGTTGGAATAGACATCTTCAATACCAAAAAGCTTGAAGATATTGTTCCCTCCTCCCATAACTGTGATGTATGTTATTTTATGCAAGCTATCTTTTCACTTGTAGCTCTTTTGAATACTTAACTAGATTTTGTATAATACTGATTTGAATGATTCCCTGGTTTTTGCAGGTTCCCCATGTCACTCGTACTGACTACCAGCTAATTGATATTTCTGAGGATGGATTTGTAAGTTCAATTTTTTTGCTTAGCTTGTCAATGTTCACCTGCTAATAGTAATGATTTAGGGCTAAGTTAAGCTTTTCCAAATTTCAGGTGAGTTTGCTTACTGAAAATGGGAACACTAAGGATGACCTGAGGCTACCAACTGATGAGAATCTTCTGTCTCAGGTACTAATTTCTGATGGTTTATTAGGGGGCTAATTTTGATCACCATTCTAGGTGGAGTACAGAGAGGGGCTAATTTTATGGGCTGTGAGTAGGAAAACTATTATTCAATTAGTATTATAGCTTGCAAAACAGGATTCTTCAATTCTGTGGTTAAATGATTGGCTTGTATATTATGGTATCTGAATGCCTGATTATTTTCattgatatgtaatgtaacattCTGTGTGTCTTCTGCTAATATCTAAAGCTAGATTGTGCATTGTTATTCAGTAGTCATATTgtgacttttatttttattcaattgtCTAAGGCTCTTTCGTGTATTCTCTTTACATGTTGGACAACCGTTGTACATGCTAAGTTTTGAGGTCCCATtagtcttttttctttttcttcctgaTGTTAAATTTACTCCTGTGGATTATTGGATACTAAGACTGATACCATTTACTGGTGAATACAGATCAAGGATGGGTTTGCTGAGGGAAAAGACCTTGTTGTGACAGTCATGTCTTCAATGGGAGAGGAGCAGATCTGTGCTCTTAAGGACATTGGCCCAAAGTAATTACTCAATGATTTGCAGATGGTGGTTGCAATTTGAGCGAGAAGGATTTTGTAAAAGCTATTATAGCTTGCCATTTACAAACTTAAAGAGTAGACTAGTTAAAATGCTACGGATGGGTTTAATATCAAAACTGGAAACAGAATTTATATTATGGCGTGGTATTTGTGTTTTGCAGTTCCTACTATGAATCCTCTGGTTTGTTTCGctgtctgtaaattcatcagATGATTATGAggttaagttttttaaaatcaaaatcaacaATGTTGTTGAAAGGAAATGTTGGATAGTCGTATTCGACAGAAGGAAATGAGCCTTGGGCTCAAGTTCTCTTTAGGAGATGATAACTGTTAAGTGATTCTGGCACCCATGGTGACTATTTTGCAGCTGTTAAAGCGTCCTCATTCTTTGATAAATTTTTCTGTGTGTTGAAGCTTTGCTTGTGAACTGGTAGTTTTTACTAAGAACAGGCTGATTATCTACTTTAGAGCTGAAGACTACTTTAGAGCTGAAGAATTAGCTGATGAGTTTTTTGTGAAGGTTTGGCATGCATGGATGagtttaaaaatcaaaactcaatggttacttgtttaagcatgtttaaaCTCTTGTCAGCTATAAAGTCCGTTGATTGAACAAAAAAAGAAGTCGAGAAATAAGCAAATTGATTAACATCGAACAAGCTATTGCCGAGTTTAATGTGGTTGAATTTGAATTGAAGCTCATGCAAACaaactcattttattaattagtattttttaatatatttgtaagtatttttatattatattagcaAATCACTTGATAATTTTTGTTGAAAGGAAATcacttaataatttataatatactgTGCATAGAATCTTAAacgaaaaataattttgaaaaaaaataaaataaaattgagctCTAGACTTCCAGTGGAATTCGTATTCACTCAATTTTACCTATTTCCGCCAATGCCCAATGGGCCGTTAGGATCAATACATGGGTCTCCTCAAAGGCTCAAGGAGCAATAAGTGAGAGGAATATACGTTCGCCAGTCGTCACCCAATTCGTACATCACCACCAACGGGCATTGGCCGATTGATagtcccctctctctctctctcgcctATAGGAAGAACCCAAGAAGAGATGAGCTCTTCGCCGCACCGTTCTCGAGATGGCAGTAGCAGCAGCAGTGGGGAGGGGCGACCGAGATTTTTCGATCACAATGCCAAAAAGATATGCTGGGCCAACGCTGAAACAGTACCTGGTCGACACCCTGAGAGGTGGCGCAAAGACGCTGCTGGCAACGTCGTTTGCAAGCGCTTGTGCAACTGCCATGGCTGCCTCTGCTTCCAGTACGACCACATCGTACCCTTCTCCAAAGGTCCTCCCCCCTTCCCTTCTTGGTAATTTGGTTATTCTTTTTCTCCTTAAGCATTTCTAGCTGCCGGGTTTTGCTTTCTGAATTACTACTGAAAATGAACATAATCTCTGCTTGCTTGGTGTAATAAAGTTGACATTTTGTTTCTCTGCATCATTCACATCCTTTACAAAATGGTAAGGAATTCAAGTTTGAAATTTCCAAGTTCCTCAGAATTTGGAAATTTCAGTGCGATAAATATATTTCCAAGTACTTTGTTTTCGTGGTGTCCAGAAGGAGATTGGTAACTTAAGAATTATAAACTACAGTTCTCACTGCTTTCATTTGGGTTCATGCTCTAGGCGGTGAATCTACAGCTGATAATTGTCAAATACTTCAAGCAAGGGTCAATAGTTTCAAATCGGATAAACAGGAGGTGGACAAAACTCAATTGAAAGGTTACTCGTGTGACCTCAAGTTCACTGGTATGCTCGCTTCATTCTCTTTTCTCTTGTTTGGTATTTTAAGGATTCTGAGTGTGTAACTGTATATgttcttattttttatgtttacatTTGCTCATTTTGCTACTAATGGATGATGTTTGGAACCCATTTGATGTCAGACACAAATAACActcaaaaggaaagagaaagaagTCCCAAAATTTTCTATActcaaaaggaaagagaaacaaatCAAATTTTCTATTTAGTTTCGGTTGTCAATAATAATCATAGCAAGCTTTCAAGGAAAACACCTAAATTTTCTAGGTAGGTATGGAGTAATAATTAATCTTACTACTACTAGATATGAAATtccaaaataagaaaatattgaaTCAATGAGCAGGGGGTATAAAACTAACAATAActagaaaattttagataatagaattcttaaataattaaaatattatttcctGTTAAATTTCTTAAAGTATAGAAATCTAAACTtcctaattatttaaattttaagtgaAAGATGTTAATTTtacaattgaaatttaaataaaaataattcctAAATCTTATCTCCTTTGTCTGCATCATTCTGCTCCTAGAGCAAATTCGGCCTTGAGTGTTGTCAAGGAAAAAGAATAAGATTGAAATATTGAGCTTTTTCCTAAGCAATAAGATAAGATTTAAATAATGATTTCATTCCTTCCTTCATATCGC
This Manihot esculenta cultivar AM560-2 chromosome 6, M.esculenta_v8, whole genome shotgun sequence DNA region includes the following protein-coding sequences:
- the LOC110617322 gene encoding dCTP pyrophosphatase 1; the encoded protein is MESTCEYARKYSKDVSLHELRDRLAEFAEVRGWDQFHSPRNLLLALVGEVGELSEIFQWKGEVAKGLPNWSSGDKEHLEEELSDVLLYLIRLADVCGLDLGQAALTKIVKNARKYPVAARQTT
- the LOC110617323 gene encoding putative WEB family protein At4g17210, whose product is MGEIDTKPIEPVQVALTLFGEKSEQRKHRPGNSSSSDVRSSSSGDDVDKEKDPEGVQKDLANYKLQLEAKDAAYWQLLHKLEHYQKTSEELSTQLKNSEVERDVNLEECREARIRIDELEAKIKEMGDQLLESGKLKEQLSHILGELKDVQGELLSMEIELVAATEEKLKALTQAELMESVANMEKGRAEELLKRVTDLNEALLLSKQAAESGKIAEIKERSETEAQAQKQVEDMKMQMEIMQELENKLRDKSVFIDSLQVELNQANELLSSSDKVVSEVINDLNQLKADLKAKEKENSDQAIYIGELETEMNQLKLELKKENEEVTQLNCEVEMLTDELEKVKNEMGGIKERENDAHAEIAMLKAELHRARSNIVAAEVSEAKESKKENERLKQGSEMVTEESLDIGLVGNGPENSVAGAERSRDDNDRNITISLEEYESLISKAAKVNQSATKDLNMLTTYENRNEMETLKKELEVASAKVSEFRTRTEQAVTRAEAAERAKLALEDQLRKWREQKKRRKAALAALREESLSREFGSSSCGNTPINYQPLGKVLNMKF
- the LOC110616531 gene encoding eukaryotic translation initiation factor 5A-like; translated protein: MSDEEHHFESKADAGASKTYPQQAGTIRKNGYIVIKNRPCKVVEVSTSKTGKHGHAKCHFVGIDIFNTKKLEDIVPSSHNCDVPHVTRTDYQLIDISEDGFVSLLTENGNTKDDLRLPTDENLLSQIKDGFAEGKDLVVTVMSSMGEEQICALKDIGPK
- the LOC110616905 gene encoding uncharacterized protein LOC110616905 — encoded protein: MSSSPHRSRDGSSSSSGEGRPRFFDHNAKKICWANAETVPGRHPERWRKDAAGNVVCKRLCNCHGCLCFQYDHIVPFSKGGESTADNCQILQARVNSFKSDKQEVDKTQLKGYSCDLKFTDKELDIIEMAVYGDVIRPGNQCRCRTVAEMLGEYKSKDRAAACKLPYGEEKL